The proteins below come from a single Xyrauchen texanus isolate HMW12.3.18 chromosome 1, RBS_HiC_50CHRs, whole genome shotgun sequence genomic window:
- the faah2b gene encoding LOW QUALITY PROTEIN: fatty-acid amide hydrolase 2-B (The sequence of the model RefSeq protein was modified relative to this genomic sequence to represent the inferred CDS: deleted 3 bases in 2 codons; substituted 1 base at 1 genomic stop codon) has product MAWTVGEHILHWLMVLVSGLLLALFRLISPGSSSGPKHICPIRNPLLTLSAVRLAQKIRKREVTSVDVVQAYIDRIQEVNPLLNAMVKDRFASALLEAAHADKLIEENGEGLMDRFPLLGVPLSVKEAFALQGMPNSTGLISQADILASVDAPTVALLKRAGAIPLGVTNTSELCMWMXSSNHLYGITNNRYDIERMCGGSSGGEGSILGSGASVIGIGSDIGGSIRMPCFFNGIFGHKTTPGVVSNDGQFPTCSGLQGDYLCTGPMCRYAEDLLPLLKIMAGHSADKLSLSKKVDLKKLRFFTIVDDGRSPLTLPVDKQLTEVQKRVVASLEADLGVTVKEIRLPQLKYSFQIWDTFMALPDRDGKPPQPFAELMADGDSVWPMWELIKWTFGRSKHTLAAIGLALSESTRSSVPSQFILKQKEELQREMEELLETDGVLLYPSHPLLACKHHHPLFTPFNFAYTGILNILGLPVTQCPLGLSKERLPLGVQVVTGKFQDRLTLAVALYLEKAFGGWRDPGVV; this is encoded by the exons ATGGCTTGGACAGTCGGAGAGCACATTCTGCACTGGCTCATGGTCCTCGTGTCTGGGCTGCTCTTGGCTCTTTTTAGACTGATCTCACCCGGGAGCTCGAGCGGACCTAAACATATCTGTCCTATCAGAAACCCACTGCTTACTCTGTCTGCAGTGCGACTGGCTCAGAAGATCCGTAAAAGAGAG GTTACTAGTGTGGATGTTGTCCAGGCCTACATTGACAGGATACAGGAAGTAAACCCACTGCTCAATGCTATGGTCAAAGACAG GTTTGCATCTGCTCTTTTGGAGGCTGCTCATGCAGATAAACTAATAGAGGAGAATGGAGAAGGTCTGATGGATCGATTTCCTCTGCTGGGTGTTCCATTATCTGTCAAAGAGGCCTTTGCACTCCAAG GTATGCCCAACTCCACTGGGCTGATATCACAGGCTGATATC CTTGCAAGTGTGGATGCCCCTACTGTGGCTCTGTTGAAGAGAGCTGGAGCAATTCCGCTAGGTGTCACCAACACCAGTGAGCTTTGCATGTGGATGTAGTCCAGCAACCACCTTTATGGCATTACCAACAACCGCTATGACATTGAGAGGATGTGCGGGGGAAGTTCAG GTGGAGAGGGCAGTATCCTAGGCAGTGGTGCATCTGTgatcggtatcggctctgatATTGGAGGAAGTATCCGTATGCCATGTTTTTTCAATGGGATATTTGGACACAAAACCACACCAG GTGTGGTATCAAATGACGGTCAGTTTCCCACATGTTCTGGTCTCCAAGGAGACTACCTGTGCACTGGTCCAATGTGCCGCTATGCTGAAGATCTTCTCCCTCTTCTGAAGATAATGGCTGGACACAGTGCAGACAA gcTCTCCCTCTCAAAAAAGGTGGATCTG AAGAAATTGCGTTTCTTCACCATAGTAGATGATGGCAGATCTCCTTTGACATTGCCAGTAGACAAACAGCTCACTGAAGTTCAAAAGAGG GTGGTTGCAAGTTTAGAGGCTGATCTGGGAGTAACGGTAAAGGAAATTAGACTTCCTCAGCTCAAATACTCTTTTCAGATCTGGGACACATTCATGGCGCTTCCTGACAGAGATGGCAAG CCTCCACAACCTTTTGCTGAGCTGATGGCAGATGGAGACTCTGTTTGGCCCATGTGGGAGCTTATAAAGTGGACTTTTGGAAGATCTAAACACACACTGGCTGCTATTG GTCTGGCTCTGTCAGAGAGCACTCGCAGCTCTGTGCCTTCTCAGTTCATCTTAAAGCAGAAGGAGGAACTGCAGAGAGAGATGGAAGAACTTCTGGAGACAGATGGAGTGCTGCTTTACCCCTCACATCCTCTTCTCGCCTGTAAACACCATCATCCCCTCTTTACTCCTTTTAACTTTGCTTACACAG GAATCCTGAACATCCTGGGACTGCCAGTGACCCAGTGTCCATTGGGGTTGAGTAAGGAACGATTGCCCTTGGGGGTGCAGGTGGTCACAGGGAAGTTTCAAGATCGTCTGACCTTGGCTGTGGCACTCTACCTGGAAAAGGCCTTTGGAGGCTGGAGAGATCCTGGAGTGGTTTGA